Genomic window (Dyadobacter fanqingshengii):
ATTGCGAATGGTTTGTTTTACGTCAAAAAGCCGGTAAGCAAGCTTTAATTCCAGGCGTTTGATGGGCGTCAGGTTCGCTTCGGCCTGAAAACTGTTCGCATAGGCATCCCCTTCCAGATTGTAAAAACGAATGTAACGCGGATCTTCCATATCAGCCACAAGCTGGTTTTCGAAATTGGTTCTGTAAAAATCCACGATCAGATTGCCATTCATGTTGCCCAATTTAAACTCCTGCGTTACGCTCGCACCGTAATTCCAGGAAACTTCGGGACGAATGCTTTCGCGAAATTGCACCGTGCGCGAACTGACCAGATTTCCGTAATATTCAGCCAATGGATTGGAAACCCTGAACCCTTTTCCAGCCGACGCCCGAAGCGTTGTTTGGTCGGTCAAACTGTATTTCAAATGCAAACGCGGCGTCCATTGTGTTCCGTAAAGATTATGGAAGTCCACACGACCGCCCGCCACAAGGACGAACTTATCCAGATTATTGTAAGTATACTCAAAAAATGCGCCTGGAACCGACTCGTTTCTGGTTAAAAGTATGTCTTTGTAAAGCTCATTATAATTGTCCAGCAAGTAACTCAAACCAGTTTTATAGGAATGATTTGTATTACCAATGATCGATTGATAGATCAGATTTCCGTACAGTGTTTTTTGCGTTCCATCATAATTATTTAACCCAAAATAAGACTTGGAATCATGCAAAGAAGCATTTACAATGAAACCCAATCCTTTGTAAGGCTTATCCGGGAACAGTCGCGCGATCTTGGAAAAGAACTCGTAACGGTTCACTTTGGCCCCAAAACCATAAACTTTGTCAGAGCCTTTCAGTTCTTTTTCAAAATCTTTTTGACCGCCCAGGCGATCTTCATACAAAGCCTTTACGCCAAATTGCGCCATTACTTTTTCGCTTTGATATTTCCACCGGTTGACCACATTGTATTGTGTGTAAAGCGGCATATCCAGAAACCCATCGCCGTTTTTATCCACGCGGTTGCGCAATGTACTGGCATGTGTCAGTAGGCCTGTGCTCCACTTTTCGTTCAATTGCGTTGCCAGGTTCAGGTTTACTTCTGCACGACCAAAATTATTGACATACGTGTTCAGATACAGTTTTTCGCGACTGTCCGGTTTTTGCATTTCAACATTAATTTGCCCCGTCATGGATTCATAACCGTTCACAACCGAACCGGCGCCTTTGCCCACGTCAATGGACTGGATCCAGGTTCCGGGCACGAAATTGAGCCCGAAAGTAGAAGCCAATCCGCGAATGGAAGGAATGTTTTCGATGTTGGTCTGAATGTAGGTGCCGTTTAATCCCAGCATTTGAATCTGCTTGGAGCCTGTAACCGCGTCGGCATAGGAAACAGAAACGGAAGCATTGGTTTCAAAGCTTTCGGACAGGTTACAACAAGCCGCTTTGGCCAATGCGCGGGTCGTGATGATCTCGGTCTGGTGCGGCGAAAGTCTGTCGATCGTTGACGTGTTACCGCGAACTACAACCTCATTTAATGTTTGATCACTTTGCAAAACCACTTGCAGATCGTTCTCAGCCCCGATTTTAACCGTATCATTACGGAAACCTACGAAGCTGATCACCAGCAGATTGGACTGTGCCGACCGGGGAATGTTGAAACGTCCGCTTGTGTCCGTAGCGGTTGCCTGCGTCGTCCCGGACCAATAAACATTAGCGCCCGTGATCGGTTTAAGATCCTTGCTATCAGGCACCTGCTCGTTGACTGAGCCGGTTATACGTTGTGCGAAAAGAGAGGACGATACCAGAAAGAATAGTCCTCCCGTCAGATATTTAAGCATGGTTATTTGAATTCATTGAAACAAAAGAGAAGCGGTGCATTGCTTCGCCGTTGAGCGTCGTATTGCACATAAACAATTGAAAATCAATGTATCAAATCAGAAGGGACTGGATTGCATAGCGCATAATCTTTCCATGCAACCGGGAGGAGAAGGATATATCAGGATCAGGAGGAGCGTTTGCTCCGGTTTCCTGTTCAATAAGGGGTAAAAAGCCACGTGGAATGAAAAACAAGTGATCGGCATTCCACGATTTCAGCAATTTAGCCAGCTCGTGACCGCTGGAAGTGGTGACTTGCAGCTTTTCAAACGTCTGACTTTCCTTACAGCAATCGGTTTTTTTGAAAAATGTCCCTTTTGCTTCTTTTAATTTTTTGCTTTTGGCGCAGCAGGAGGAGCCGACCTTTTCTTCGGAAGAATCTTTTTTCAAATCTGTAACAACTTGCACCGATTTGCCGCGCACCAAGCATTCATGCTCGATGAAGGCAAAACCCGTACTGCTCATCAGGACCAGAAAGGCCATGAAGACAGTGATCGATCGGTGTAAGTTGCTTTTCATATGTCTCAAAGATATTAATTA
Coding sequences:
- a CDS encoding TonB-dependent receptor, whose amino-acid sequence is MLKYLTGGLFFLVSSSLFAQRITGSVNEQVPDSKDLKPITGANVYWSGTTQATATDTSGRFNIPRSAQSNLLVISFVGFRNDTVKIGAENDLQVVLQSDQTLNEVVVRGNTSTIDRLSPHQTEIITTRALAKAACCNLSESFETNASVSVSYADAVTGSKQIQMLGLNGTYIQTNIENIPSIRGLASTFGLNFVPGTWIQSIDVGKGAGSVVNGYESMTGQINVEMQKPDSREKLYLNTYVNNFGRAEVNLNLATQLNEKWSTGLLTHASTLRNRVDKNGDGFLDMPLYTQYNVVNRWKYQSEKVMAQFGVKALYEDRLGGQKDFEKELKGSDKVYGFGAKVNRYEFFSKIARLFPDKPYKGLGFIVNASLHDSKSYFGLNNYDGTQKTLYGNLIYQSIIGNTNHSYKTGLSYLLDNYNELYKDILLTRNESVPGAFFEYTYNNLDKFVLVAGGRVDFHNLYGTQWTPRLHLKYSLTDQTTLRASAGKGFRVSNPLAEYYGNLVSSRTVQFRESIRPEVSWNYGASVTQEFKLGNMNGNLIVDFYRTNFENQLVADMEDPRYIRFYNLEGDAYANSFQAEANLTPIKRLELKLAYRLFDVKQTIRNVYDENVLLPRMMVSRDRVLFNAGYALPYDKWKFDATLQWNGKRRIPYMGHVDDHHIPANLTSTMSPSFYNFNAQVTRTFPKWDIYLGGENLANFRQKTPIMAANEPFGQQFDAGMAWGPVVGRMIYAGIRYKIVR